A single window of Rhodamnia argentea isolate NSW1041297 chromosome 5, ASM2092103v1, whole genome shotgun sequence DNA harbors:
- the LOC115754926 gene encoding protein STRICTOSIDINE SYNTHASE-LIKE 10-like gives MSSLLKRTPLSLPLLIFSVLFVASPGLVSPFEMVSMGRVGSKYHQLALTEATGPESVAFDCRGRGPYIGVADGRILRWEGPRRRWREFSVPTAHRDRKLCDGSKDPNKEQICGRPLGLKFNSATCDLYVADAYYGLLKVGPRGGVAEQLATSGGGVPFNLTNAVDIDARTGAVYFTDSSIVYQRRDYMLSIENGDKTGRVLKYDPRTKRVTVLLNGLYFPNGLALSKDGSFLVVVETGNFQLLRIPLSPSRTGRHATPAQVFYPQLSRYPDNIKRNDKGEFWVALNSGRGLVFPKTEEGPHRGSSVRGRAHGDRDGNEIPWFTKDPVAIKFSEQGRVVEVLDGGFGRTFEAVSEVVEFAGTLWIGSGTMPYVGKFKAY, from the exons ATGAGCTCACTCCTCAAAcgcactcctctctctctccctctcttgatCTTCTCCGTGTTGTTCGTCGCCTCCCCGGGTCTGGTTTCGCCGTTTGAGATGGTGTCCATGGGCCGGGTCGGGAGCAAGTACCACCAGCTGGCTCTCACGGAGGCCACCGGGCCCGAGAGCGTTGCCTTCGACTGCAGAGGGCGAGGCCCGTACATCGGCGTCGCGGACGGGAGGATCCTCAGGTGGGAAGGGCCACGCCGCAGGTGGAGGGAGTTCTCCGTGCCCACCGCGCACAG GGACAGGAAATTGTGCGACGGCTCGAAGGACCCCAACAAGGAGCAGATATGCGGCAGGCCGCTGGGGCTCAAGTTCAACAGCGCGACGTGCGATCTCTACGTGGCGGACGCCTATTATGGCCTCCTGAAGGTCGGGCCACGCGGCGGTGTCGCCGAGCAGCTCGCGACTTCCGGCGGTGGGGTGCCATTCAACCTCACCAACGCGGTCGACATTGACGCTCGGACGGGAGCCGTTTACTTCACGGACAGCTCCATTGTCTACCAGAGAAG GGACTACATGTTGTCCATAGAGAATGGAGACAAGACAGGGAGAGTACTCAAGTACGACCCCCGCACGAAGAGAGTGACGGTCCTGCTCAACGGGCTGTACTTCCCCAACGGACTGGCCCTAAGCAAGGACGGCTCTTTCCTTGTGGTGGTCGAAACTGGCAACTTCCAGCTGCTTAGGATCCCTCTCTCGCCCTCCAGGACAGGACGCCATGCGACTCCTGCGCAGGTTTTCTACCCTCAGCTCTCAAGGTACCCGGACAACATCAAGAGGAACGACAAGGGCGAGTTCTGGGTTGCCCTCAACAGTGGAAGAGGACTGGTTTTTCCCAAGACGGAGGAGGGTCCTCATCGGGGCTCATCAGTGCGGGGCCGAGCTCACGGTGATCGTGATGGCAATGAGATTCCTTGGTTCACCAAAGACCCTGTGGCAATCAAATTCAGCGAACAAGGGAGAGTTGTGGAAGTGCTGGACGGGGGATTTGGGAGGACGTTCGAGGCGGTGAGCGAGGTCGTAGAGTTCGCGGGCACACTGTGGATCGGGTCTGGGACGATGCCTTATGTGGGTAAGTTCAAGGCGTATTAA
- the LOC115754910 gene encoding choline/ethanolaminephosphotransferase 1, whose product MGYVGSHGVAALHRYKYSGVDHSYVAKYILQPFWSRCVNFFPLWMPPNMITLTGFLFLLISALLGYIYSPQLDSPPPRWVHFAHGLLLFLYQTFDAVDGKQARRTNSSSPLGELFDHGCDALACAFEALAFGSTGMCGRYTFWFWVISAVPFYCATWEHYFTNTLILPAINGPTEGLMMIYLGHFFTAIVGAEWWAQQFGKSIPLFGWVPFLSEVPTFKAVLYLMIAFAVIPTVAFNVSNVYKVVQARKGNMLLALAMLYPFVVLLAGVLAWDYLSPSDIMSRYPHLVVVGTGLAFGFLVGRMILAHLCDEPKGLKTNMCMSLLYLPFAIANALTAKLNDGIPLVDEFWVLLGYCIYTAGLYLHFATAVIHEITTALGIYCFRITRKEA is encoded by the exons ATGGGTTATGTTGGATCACATGGAGTGGCCGCTTTGCATAGATACAAGTACAGCGGCGTGGACCATTCTTATGTTGCGAAATACATACTGCAACCTTTCTGGAGTCGTTGCGTCAACTTCTTTCCGCTATGGATGCC GCCAAACATG ATTACACTGACCGGATTTTTGTTCCTCTTGATCTCTGCCTTGCTTGGCTAT ATATATTCTCCTCAATTGGATTCACCTCCTCCTAGATGGGTTCATTTTGCTCATGGACTACTTTTATTTCTCTACCAG ACATTTGATGCTGTTGATGGGAAGCAAGCTCGACGGACAAATTCTTCTAGTCCACTTGGGGAGCTTTTTGATCATG GATGCGATGCACTTGCATGTGCG TTTGAAGCCTTGGCTTTCGGGAGCACTGGCATGTGTGGAAGATACACTTTTTGGTTCTGGGTGATTTCAGCTGTACCATTTTATTGTGCTACATGGGAGCA CTATTTTACCAATACTCTTATTCTTCCGGCAATTAATGGACCAACAGAGGGTCTCATGATGATTTACTTGGGCCATTTTTTCACGGCTATTGTTG GTGCTGAGTGGTGGGCCCAACAATTTGGGAAATCTATTCCGCTTTTTGGTTGGGTGCCCTTCCTAAGTG AAGTTCCTACCTTTAAAGCTGTGCTGTATTTGATGATAGCTTTTGCTGTCATACCCACAGTTGCATTCAA TGTCTCAAATGTTTATAAGGTAGTTCAGGCAAGGAAAGGAAACATGTTGCTGGCACTAGCAATG CTTTACCCTTTTGTTGTTCTCCTGGCAGGAGTGCTCGCATG GGATTATTTGTCCCCATCAGATATAATGAGTAGATATCCTCATTTGGTTGTCGTGGGAACTGGACTTGCCTTTGGGTTCCTTGTG GGAAGGATGATTTTGGCCCATTTGTGCGATGAACCCAAGGGTTTAAAAACTAATATGTGCATG TCTCTGTTGTACCTTCCTTTTGCCATTGCCAATGCCCTGACTGCTAAACTGAATGACGG AATTCCTTTAGTGGATGAGTTCTGGGTTCTTCTGGGTTACTGTATTTACACAG CGGGGCTCTACCTACATTTTGCTACAGCCGTTATACATGAAATTACAACAGCCTTGGGAATCTACTGCTTCAG GATAACTAGGAAGGAAGCTTAG
- the LOC115754962 gene encoding uncharacterized protein LOC115754962 isoform X1, whose product MNLLRIHHDRTSFLLHRTAPRRLPLPAPPFPRPPKLHPHPISVSLSPSRTCSFGAHGFSKHAATAYGDEKGESLDGEAVEMEEDLSVDGVVYQNTLRLVECSMFAALSGLVYFLSNSLSIENYFGCFFGLPIVISSMRWGIAAGRKTMVATAVLLLVLSGPLKALTYLLMHGLLGLTIGSLWRLGASWGASIFISTLVRALCAMGYVLISSFLIRENILDLITINLHASISFLFTASGINTVPSMNLIYAIFGGVLLLNSIFLAFLLHLLYSVFLSRLGMRTSLKLPRWLEKAL is encoded by the exons ATGAATCTCCTGAGAATTCACCACGACCGCACTTCCTTTCTCCTACACCGCACCGCCCCTCGTCGCCTCCCTCTTCCGGCGCCTCCATTTCCTCGGCCACCCAAATTGCACCCGCACCCCATCTCCGTCTCCTTGTCGCCCTCCAGGACCTGCAGCTTCGGAGCTCACGGCTTCTCGAAACACGCTGCAACGGCATATGGCGATGAAAAAGGCGAGAGCCTGGACGGCGAGGCTGTGGAGATGGAGGAGGACTTGTCCGTCGACGGCGTCGTGTATCAGAACACGTTGAGATTGGTGGAATGCTCCATGTTCGCGGCGCTCTCTGGCTTAGTGTACTTCCTCAGCAATTCGCTCTCGATTGAG AATTACTTTGGTTGCTTTTTCGGATTGCCGATAGTAATCTCCTCAATGAGATGGGGCATTGCAGCTGGGAGGAAAACTATG GTTGCGACAGCTGTGCTGTTACTTGTCCTCTCTGGTCCATTAAAAGCATTAACTTATCTG CTTATGCATGGGCTACTTGGTCTCACAATCGGTTCTTTATGGAG GTTGGGAGCCAGTTGGGGTGCTTCAATCTTCATCAGCACACTT GTTCGAGCGCTGTGTGCCATGGGTTATGTTTTGATATCCTCATTCTTAATAAGAGAAAATATTCTTGATCTA ATCACCATAAACCTCCATGCTTCCATTTCCTTCTTGTTCACTGCTTCAGGCATCAACACAGTTCCATCAATGAATCTCATATATGCGATATTCGGAGGCGTG CTTCTGCTGAACTCCATATTTCTAGCTTTCCTGCTACACCTACTGTACTCGGTGTTCCTTTCAAGGCTTGGAATGAGAACTTCGCTGAAACTTCCAAGATGGCTAGAGAAGGCATTATAG
- the LOC115754962 gene encoding uncharacterized protein LOC115754962 isoform X2, which yields MNLLRIHHDRTSFLLHRTAPRRLPLPAPPFPRPPKLHPHPISVSLSPSRTCSFGAHGFSKHAATAYGDEKGESLDGEAVEMEEDLSVDGVVYQNTLRLVECSMFAALSGLVYFLSNSLSIEVATAVLLLVLSGPLKALTYLLMHGLLGLTIGSLWRLGASWGASIFISTLVRALCAMGYVLISSFLIRENILDLITINLHASISFLFTASGINTVPSMNLIYAIFGGVLLLNSIFLAFLLHLLYSVFLSRLGMRTSLKLPRWLEKAL from the exons ATGAATCTCCTGAGAATTCACCACGACCGCACTTCCTTTCTCCTACACCGCACCGCCCCTCGTCGCCTCCCTCTTCCGGCGCCTCCATTTCCTCGGCCACCCAAATTGCACCCGCACCCCATCTCCGTCTCCTTGTCGCCCTCCAGGACCTGCAGCTTCGGAGCTCACGGCTTCTCGAAACACGCTGCAACGGCATATGGCGATGAAAAAGGCGAGAGCCTGGACGGCGAGGCTGTGGAGATGGAGGAGGACTTGTCCGTCGACGGCGTCGTGTATCAGAACACGTTGAGATTGGTGGAATGCTCCATGTTCGCGGCGCTCTCTGGCTTAGTGTACTTCCTCAGCAATTCGCTCTCGATTGAG GTTGCGACAGCTGTGCTGTTACTTGTCCTCTCTGGTCCATTAAAAGCATTAACTTATCTG CTTATGCATGGGCTACTTGGTCTCACAATCGGTTCTTTATGGAG GTTGGGAGCCAGTTGGGGTGCTTCAATCTTCATCAGCACACTT GTTCGAGCGCTGTGTGCCATGGGTTATGTTTTGATATCCTCATTCTTAATAAGAGAAAATATTCTTGATCTA ATCACCATAAACCTCCATGCTTCCATTTCCTTCTTGTTCACTGCTTCAGGCATCAACACAGTTCCATCAATGAATCTCATATATGCGATATTCGGAGGCGTG CTTCTGCTGAACTCCATATTTCTAGCTTTCCTGCTACACCTACTGTACTCGGTGTTCCTTTCAAGGCTTGGAATGAGAACTTCGCTGAAACTTCCAAGATGGCTAGAGAAGGCATTATAG
- the LOC115754019 gene encoding uncharacterized protein LOC115754019 yields the protein MKDRGKAVEAYKGGDGDGDGFFAGDNYYSSSSENPCRKHPGASSVGVCAQCLKDRLARLVCSECGEQRLSSCSCSSDISSNRNSCTVEVGSVGRISFLLESDKSELLLSRQISTSSKPRVGGTEYSSSKAGEATVFKRSSSSCVEMKRGHGIWRIGKLFRKKKDRKKSVDNGFDAKSEMWVVDHQLGVSRSRSLSSFRGGRNCYGSEDGGDHWTFSGARSSISGARTSSVNGGLLLDPERKSCFSEVEFRRSGFSESETIRRSCFSEAEPRRSGFSEAEPRKSGFDGGERKENGLPLEHHVAPSLDSTGNKPATRRIFSLKEGDFSAGDDTGFIDLKFFSTEARQDPKMGPLGNSRSAFASIRGGGGEGSGIAQGGDFRSGSCRVTVGEKEVKVKQGRRSFMGWRWGFRHHQHPNWMMAAKKRDEAVLCKE from the coding sequence ATGAAAGACAGAGGCAAAGCTGTGGAAGCGTACAAGGgaggcgacggcgacggcgatggATTCTTCGCCGGCGACAACTACTACTCGTCGTCCTCGGAGAACCCGTGCCGAAAACACCCCGGCGCCTCCTCTGTCGGGGTCTGCGCCCAGTGCCTTAAGGACCGCCTCGCGAGGCTCGTCTGCTCCGAGTGCGGCGAGCAACGCCTCTcctcctgctcctgctcctcCGACATCTCCTCCAACCGCAACTCTTGCACCGTCGAGGTCGGCAGCGTCGGCCGCATCTCCTTCTTGCTTGAGAGCGACAAAAGCGAGCTTTTGCTCTCGCGCCAGATCAGTACGTCCTCGAAGCCCAGAGTCGGTGGTACAGAGTATAGTAGCAGCAAAGCAGGGGAAGCTACGGTGTTCAAGAGGAGCAGTAGCAGTTGCGTGGAGATGAAGAGGGGTCACGGGATTTGGAGGATCGGGAAGCTCTTCAGGAAGAAGAAGGATCGCAAGAAGAGCGTCGATAACGGGTTCGATGCGAAAAGCGAGATGTGGGTCGTTGATCACCAATTGGGCGTGTCCAGATCGAGATCCCTCAGCAGCTTCAGGGGAGGCAGGAACTGTTACGGCTCAGAGGATGGGGGGGATCACTGGACGTTTTCAGGGGCTAGGAGCTCCATTTCAGGGGCTAGGACCTCTAGCGTCAACGGCGGTCTCCTTCTTGATCCCGAGAGGAAGAGTTGCTTCAGCGAAGTGGAGTTCAGGAGGAGCGGGTTCAGCGAATCGGAGACGATCAGGAGGAGCTGCTTCAGCGAGGCGGAGCCTAGGAGGAGCGGGTTCAGCGAGGCCGAGCCTAGGAAGAGCGGCTTCGACGGCGGCGAGAGGAAGGAGAATGGGTTGCCCCTCGAGCACCACGTCGCTCCTAGCTTGGACTCCACGGGCAATAAACCCGCCACCAGGAGGATTTTCTCTCTCAAGGAAGGCGACTTCAGCGCCGGGGATGACACGGGGTTCATCGACTTGAAGTTCTTCTCGACCGAGGCCAGGCAGGATCCAAAGATGGGCCCCCTAGGGAATTCGAGATCAGCTTTCGCGAGCATaagaggaggcggcggcgagggcAGCGGCATCGCGCAGGGGGGCGATTTCAGGAGCGGGTCGTGTCGGGTTACAGTGGGCGAGAAGGAGGTGAAGGTGAAGCAGGGCAGGAGGAGCTTCATGGGGTGGAGGTGGGGTTTCAGGCATCACCAGCACCCGAATTGGATGATGGCAGCTAAGAAGAGAGACGAAGCCGTGCTGTGTAAAGAATGA